The Sulfurihydrogenibium azorense Az-Fu1 genome contains the following window.
TTAAGTTAAGAGCTAAGTTTGAAACTATGAAGTTAAACTGGAAAGAACAGCAAAAAGAAAACAGACCTAAAGTTACAGAAAAAGATATTGCAGAAGTTGTAGCAAGATGGACTGGAATACCTATAGCAAGATTAACAGAGTCTAACAAAGAAAAACTTCTTCACATAGAAGAAGAACTTCACAAGAGAGTTGTTGACCAAAACGAAGCTATAACTGCAATTGCAAAAGCTATAAGAAGAAACAGCGTAGGACTAAAAGGAAGACACAGACCTATAGGAGTATTCTTATTCTTAGGACCTACCGGAGTAGGTAAAACTGAGACAGCTAAGGCTTTAGCAGAGTACTTATTTGGGAAAGAAGATGCTTTAATAAGGTTTGATATGTCTGAATATATGGAAAAACATACAGTATCAAGACTTATAGGAGCTCCTCCGGGGTACGTAGGTTACGAAGAAGGCGGACAGCTTACAGAAGCTGTAAGAAGAAAACCTTACTCTGTTATACTTTTTGATGAGATAGAGAAAGCCCACCCAGACGTGTTTAATATATTCTTACAGATATTTGACGATGGAAGACTTACAGACTCTTTAGGTAGAGTAGTTGACTTTAGCAACACAATAATAATAATGACGTCAAACCTTGGTGCTAAGATGATTTTAGATAGTGGAAAGATGGGATTTGAAACAAAATCTTCTCTTGTAGATTACAAGGACCTTAAGAAAAATGTTATGGACCAAGTTAAGAAAGCGTTTAATCCAGAGTTTGTTAACAGGCTTGATGAGATAATTGTATTCAAACCATTGGACAAAGAGGTGATTAAAGGTATAATAGATATACAAATTAAAGAGATTAATAAAAGGTTAAAAGAATGGCAAATAGAAGTAAGCTTATCTCCAGAGTTTGTAAACTACTTGATAGAGAAAGAATTCAAACCAGAGTATGGAGCAAGAAGTATAAAGAGAGCTCTTCAATCTCAAGTAGAGGACTTGTTAGCAGAGGAGATACTATCTGGAAAATTACAACCTGGTTCACAAGTGGAAGTAGTATTAAATCCAGACAACACAGTAGGATTAAAAGTTCTACAAAAGAAAAAAGGAAGGAAAAAGAAAGAACTTCAACCAGCATAAAAAGGTTTGCGGTCGTTTCTACGACCGCTTTTTTTATACTTTCTTTTAACTCTTTTGCAGAAGAAAATAAACATTCTAATCAAGTAGAATCAGAAGATATAACTCTAGATAAACCCAAAATTCAAACCGGGACAATCCAAGGAGAATTTTCTAAAGTGTATAGAATAGAAAAAATAGAGATAAAGGGTCTAAAATTCTTCAATGAAGAGATAATAAAACCTCTTATACCTTTTGGAAAAGGAGCTATCGTAAGTAGGGATAAAATAGAAAACACTTTAAGAGACCTTTATAAACTTGGATACTTCTCAAACGTAGAAGCTTACACTAAATATACAGAAAATGGAATAGATATTACTTTTGTATTTACAGAGCTTCCTGTTGTTCAAAGGATTGAGTTTGAAGGCAACAAAGCCATCTCAAAAGATGACCTTATAAAAGAGTTAGGCTTAGACTTGTCTGAAAAGTTAGAATCAGGAAAACCTCTACCTTTTACAACGTTAGGACCAGAGCTTACCTCTAAACTTTCTTCAATAAAAAAAGGTCTTGGAAGAGTTTTATCTACAGATGAAATAGGACAGATGGTAAAAAGACTCCAATCCCTCTATGAAAAAAGAGGATACTATAACACGAAGATTTCTTACTACTATAAAGGAAATACATTAGTCTTTAAGATAGAAGAAGGAACTAAAGCTTACGTTGAAAAAATTGAGATAGTAGGAAACAAAAATATAAAAACTAAAGAAATACTTTCTGTGATGGAAACATCAGAAAGAAGTATATTAAAGTTAAAACTTCATCCAAGTCTAGTGAAAGAAACACTGTACGAGGACATTGATAAAATAAGAAATCTGTATGTAGGAAAAGGATTTTTTGATGTAGATATTCAAGAACCAGAAGTTAAACTAATAGACGGTAAAAAATACCATATAACTATTAAGATAAATGAAGGTGATAGGTATAAAGTTGAATCTATAAAGCTGGAAAACAACGACCTGTACACAAATAAAGAGCTTCTTGAAGTAACTAAAAGAAAAGCTATAAAACCGGGAGAGTACTACGATCAAGAAAAGATAGACTTTATAAAGAAAAATATTTTAGACAAGTACAACGACCTTGGATACATATTTGCTAATGTTGAAGTAAACAAACTTGTAAACAAAGAAAAGAAAACTGTAGATGTTGTATTCAATATAAACAAAGGTAATATATTCTACGTAGATAAAATAAAAATAGAGGGAAACTACGAGTCTAGAGACTCTACTATAAGAAGGGAGTTAAAACTTGCACCGGGAGACCTATTTAAGAAGGAAAACCTTTTAAGATCTC
Protein-coding sequences here:
- the bamA gene encoding outer membrane protein assembly factor BamA, giving the protein MYRIEKIEIKGLKFFNEEIIKPLIPFGKGAIVSRDKIENTLRDLYKLGYFSNVEAYTKYTENGIDITFVFTELPVVQRIEFEGNKAISKDDLIKELGLDLSEKLESGKPLPFTTLGPELTSKLSSIKKGLGRVLSTDEIGQMVKRLQSLYEKRGYYNTKISYYYKGNTLVFKIEEGTKAYVEKIEIVGNKNIKTKEILSVMETSERSILKLKLHPSLVKETLYEDIDKIRNLYVGKGFFDVDIQEPEVKLIDGKKYHITIKINEGDRYKVESIKLENNDLYTNKELLEVTKRKAIKPGEYYDQEKIDFIKKNILDKYNDLGYIFANVEVNKLVNKEKKTVDVVFNINKGNIFYVDKIKIEGNYESRDSTIRRELKLAPGDLFKKENLLRSQARLYRLGYYDMVGFDPNVKSDNEMDLTTQVSERFTGQMSIGAGYSQQTGLSFFASIKKGNFLGTGDTAGISLSIGSKYRNNSLNYLHRWFLYKPLDLGLNLYDTYINYTSFVATKTGFSPTVSYEFKEYWRTGLTLTAEKGEYKDILDTASIYIKKQAGKYDLYSAGWFINRNTIDNPILPTSGSDLTLTLKAGTGTRDFYKVVLSGTKLIPDRIFYTNFIFSVKGTFGLVEKISKSIPLDELFFVGGDFTIRGFDWGRAGPLDENKDPAGAKREIVLNYQLAHPIVERFLWGFVFLDQGKGFDKGNPFSNLYNSVGAGLKIITPFAPIELYYGKVLNPPSGVSDSRFGFILGTFF